From a single Candidatus Margulisiibacteriota bacterium genomic region:
- a CDS encoding ABC transporter substrate-binding protein has product MFFISPSIALHYPKRIISCTPALTEILFALKLDREIAGVTTNCNYPPAALKKEKIGGFMVNLEKVASLNPDLVVMQSDAQKKEIDKLTAHHLPVWSRDLRTAKDLFAAIDELGKVTGRTAEARAVLKGIYKEVARVRARVKGLGRARQKVVMIVGLNPLIVVGGGNFIDDCLGWAGADNIAGKSAAAYPQFSFEKLVKVDPDAIILPQGLIRQEELKNDSRWQKLKAVRGRRVFYIDADIISRPGPRISTAAGIIADYLYPPKW; this is encoded by the coding sequence TTGTTTTTTATATCACCTTCTATCGCCTTGCACTATCCCAAACGGATCATCTCCTGCACCCCGGCCCTGACCGAGATCCTCTTTGCCCTCAAGCTTGACCGGGAAATAGCCGGAGTGACCACCAATTGCAACTATCCGCCGGCCGCTTTAAAGAAAGAGAAGATCGGCGGGTTCATGGTCAACCTGGAAAAAGTTGCCTCTCTTAACCCGGACCTGGTCGTGATGCAGTCCGATGCGCAAAAAAAAGAGATCGATAAGCTTACCGCCCACCATTTGCCGGTCTGGTCAAGGGATCTGCGGACCGCCAAAGATCTCTTTGCCGCGATCGATGAGCTTGGGAAAGTTACCGGCCGGACAGCCGAAGCCAGGGCGGTTTTAAAAGGGATCTATAAAGAGGTTGCCAGGGTAAGAGCCCGGGTTAAAGGGTTGGGGAGAGCGCGCCAAAAAGTTGTGATGATCGTTGGGCTCAATCCCCTGATCGTGGTTGGCGGCGGCAATTTTATTGACGATTGTTTAGGCTGGGCCGGCGCGGATAATATTGCCGGCAAGAGCGCCGCCGCTTATCCCCAATTCAGCTTTGAAAAATTGGTCAAGGTTGATCCCGACGCGATAATTTTGCCGCAAGGCTTGATCCGCCAGGAAGAGCTTAAAAATGATAGCCGCTGGCAAAAGCTAAAAGCGGTCCGCGGCCGACGAGTATTTTATATTGACGCGGATATTATTTCCCGGCCCGGGCCGAGGATCTCAACTGCCGCTGGTATCATTGCCGATTATCTCTACCCTCCCAAATGGTAG
- a CDS encoding phytoene/squalene synthase family protein, whose amino-acid sequence MPDKLKTSIFRQGSRTYFYSSVFFPSAVKEDVFTLYAFVRRADNFVDSIPQDRNGFLIFRENYLSARRGLLSGDKIIDSFVKLSAKKSFDQKWTDAFLSSMELDLNKNIYTTLDETENYMYGSAEVVGLMMAAILDLSEKAYPQARALGKAMQYINFIRDIKEDHLLGRRYLPTAELEKFGLASLDEKTARRDPDRFAAFIKGQLALYRDWQIEAESGYHFLPWRYLVPVKTAADMYAWTAQQIDRDPLVVFQRTVKPPRRLIIGRALLNACPLIARRSK is encoded by the coding sequence ATGCCTGATAAGCTGAAAACTTCGATTTTCCGGCAAGGAAGCCGGACCTATTTTTACAGTTCGGTCTTTTTTCCGTCGGCGGTCAAAGAAGATGTCTTTACCCTTTACGCTTTTGTCCGCCGGGCCGATAACTTTGTCGATTCCATACCGCAGGACCGGAACGGTTTTCTTATTTTCCGGGAGAACTACCTGAGCGCCCGCCGCGGGCTTCTGTCCGGAGATAAAATTATCGATTCGTTCGTTAAATTGTCGGCCAAAAAAAGTTTTGATCAGAAATGGACCGACGCTTTTCTTTCATCAATGGAACTGGACCTGAACAAAAACATCTACACCACTCTTGATGAAACAGAAAATTACATGTACGGTTCGGCGGAAGTTGTTGGTTTGATGATGGCCGCGATCCTGGACCTTTCGGAAAAAGCCTATCCCCAGGCCAGAGCCTTGGGAAAAGCGATGCAATATATCAATTTTATCCGTGATATTAAGGAGGACCACTTGCTGGGCCGGCGCTACCTGCCGACAGCAGAGCTGGAAAAATTTGGCCTGGCGTCGCTGGACGAAAAGACCGCCCGCCGCGACCCGGACCGGTTTGCCGCCTTTATTAAAGGTCAGCTGGCTTTATACCGCGATTGGCAGATTGAAGCCGAATCGGGCTACCATTTCCTTCCCTGGCGCTATTTGGTACCGGTAAAAACCGCTGCCGACATGTATGCCTGGACCGCCCAACAGATCGACCGTGACCCGCTGGTCGTTTTCCAACGAACAGTCAAGCCGCCAAGGAGGCTGATCATCGGCCGGGCGCTCCTTAACGCCTGCCCGCTTATCGCAAGGAGGTCAAAATGA
- a CDS encoding deoxyhypusine synthase family protein, with protein sequence MDKRLKKSLLNERVRQVKVGKKMTIAELVEAMGEMSIQARNIGECARVLERIYTDKKRPTVMLGLAGPLIAAGLRRVIRDLIVCGAIDVVVSTGAIIYQDVYAALGHGHFLGTTDAEDNTLRDLRIDRIYDTYIDEEAVWQTDRYCGLVADKMTPGNYSSRAYLDALADTLDDKESILFQCRKLGVPVFCPALNDSSIGIGLTEHRVRCLKEGRAGIAIDSIQDNLELVQIVVKSRSTAAFYVAGGVPKNYINDSIVMGYIYGLDRGHDYALQITTAVTADGGLSSSTLKEGRSWGKIKKEANVAMAWVEPSVALPLLAGYVLGKDLTAGRPRLRCRWEGGELLTLSAT encoded by the coding sequence ATGGACAAACGACTGAAAAAAAGCTTGTTAAATGAACGGGTCAGACAGGTCAAGGTCGGTAAAAAAATGACCATCGCGGAGCTGGTTGAAGCAATGGGGGAAATGTCGATCCAGGCCAGGAATATTGGGGAATGCGCCCGGGTCCTGGAGCGGATCTACACCGATAAAAAACGCCCAACCGTCATGCTTGGTCTGGCCGGTCCGCTGATTGCCGCGGGGCTGCGCCGGGTGATCAGGGATCTGATAGTCTGCGGAGCGATCGATGTGGTTGTTTCAACCGGAGCGATCATTTACCAGGACGTCTACGCGGCGCTTGGCCACGGCCACTTTCTCGGCACAACTGACGCCGAAGACAATACCCTGCGCGACCTGCGGATTGACCGGATCTACGATACCTATATAGATGAAGAGGCTGTCTGGCAGACCGATCGCTATTGCGGCCTGGTGGCCGATAAAATGACTCCCGGCAATTATTCCAGCCGGGCCTACCTTGACGCTTTAGCCGATACGCTTGACGATAAAGAATCGATCCTTTTTCAGTGTCGAAAGCTTGGGGTGCCGGTCTTTTGCCCGGCGCTCAACGATTCATCGATCGGGATCGGCCTGACAGAGCACCGGGTCCGCTGTTTGAAAGAGGGGCGGGCCGGGATCGCCATTGATTCGATCCAGGACAACCTCGAACTGGTCCAGATCGTCGTGAAATCAAGATCGACCGCCGCTTTTTACGTGGCCGGCGGTGTTCCCAAAAATTATATAAACGATTCCATTGTGATGGGTTATATTTACGGCCTGGACCGGGGGCACGACTACGCCCTTCAGATCACTACCGCGGTTACGGCCGACGGAGGATTATCAAGCTCGACCTTGAAAGAGGGGCGCTCCTGGGGAAAGATCAAGAAAGAAGCGAACGTTGCCATGGCCTGGGTTGAGCCGAGCGTCGCGCTCCCTTTGTTGGCCGGTTATGTTTTAGGCAAGGATTTGACCGCCGGCCGACCCCGTCTGCGCTGCCGCTGGGAAGGCGGTGAGCTTTTAACTTTGAGCGCTACTTAA
- a CDS encoding lycopene cyclase domain-containing protein — protein sequence MSFYLILDILILLGPLLLTCHPKFSYFRRHLKSWAAATLVVGGPFIVWDILVTGRGDWGFNPAYVSAIYFLGLPLEEVLFFAVVPFSCLFIYESLRHFSVDFEVPFSRQVVLGAAGLFFLASLSLLSRDYTALVFGATGLFLVFAAFRLRTIFSSLFYWLYLAASFMFFLVFNYFLTSLPVVIYKPSAIIGWRVLSIPAEDFVYNFLLLSLYLAVYLAVERKQSKTSP from the coding sequence ATGAGCTTCTATTTAATTCTGGACATCTTGATCCTCTTGGGCCCGCTCCTCCTTACCTGTCATCCCAAATTTAGTTATTTCCGCAGACATCTTAAGTCCTGGGCGGCGGCAACGCTGGTCGTCGGGGGGCCCTTTATCGTTTGGGATATCCTGGTCACCGGGCGCGGCGACTGGGGGTTCAACCCGGCCTATGTCTCCGCCATTTATTTTTTAGGCCTCCCATTGGAAGAGGTCTTGTTCTTCGCGGTGGTCCCTTTTAGCTGTCTTTTTATTTATGAGTCGCTCCGTCATTTTTCCGTCGACTTCGAGGTCCCTTTCAGCCGTCAGGTTGTTTTAGGCGCGGCCGGCCTTTTTTTTCTGGCTTCCCTCTCGCTCTTGAGCCGGGATTACACCGCCCTGGTCTTTGGCGCAACCGGTTTATTTTTGGTTTTTGCCGCTTTTCGTTTGCGGACCATTTTCTCCTCCCTGTTCTACTGGCTCTACCTGGCCGCTTCGTTCATGTTCTTTTTGGTCTTTAATTACTTCCTAACCTCTCTGCCGGTAGTCATTTACAAGCCTTCGGCGATCATCGGCTGGAGAGTCTTAAGCATTCCGGCCGAAGATTTTGTCTATAATTTTCTTCTCCTCTCTCTCTATTTGGCTGTTTATTTGGCGGTCGAGAGAAAACAAAGTAAAACAAGCCCATGA
- a CDS encoding YfhO family protein translates to MSFFHKFRGIKLIDVIIVFSFLGLVVLFFAKFLTGETVFAFKDLSRYFYPLRYLMVEQVKSGHWPLWNPYIYCGYPLLATMQICFFYPLSLIHYLLPFPLAFNYYIIVHYFLAALFMFLLLRRYCLARGAAAFGGIVFAFSGYLLSVSNMNTSLSSVIWLPLALLFWDRVVRGEGAGNWLAFALVSAVMLLGGEPTIIYFSYWMFFAYGLFFARKKLAIMISLVGAGFLAVGLCAVQLFPFIELTRFSDRLAANYGVISSSSFPPREILSFVFPYFFGNPGQFGGYTDVLLGPVQQSWLISPYFGLLPFFFIFFAFRSGKKGVFFWGVALFSIIMAFGHYSFLFPLVYKLVPGVSLIRYPVKYLFMASFSFAMLAALGFDRFLRLIADPAWIKRLIVLLQLIIGGCLIAAVIVYLNINNIYLFFAAKYSKGIPIYFFNLLYQIIEFNAQTMFMIVAYLGGLLLIVSLFNKRVISRQWLIGGVILLVAADLMASGVPVALGAPKEAYTDVPQSYRQIIKTGSQWRVFFTPELERENKIIPGDDYIKAIMNSKENFAANWHILYQLQNFSGYESIKPGGLYVDYWQSFSGPRLGEKRDLLNAASVRYIASSKPLELSGLKKIIQRHAYGTDLFLYENKGTLPKARFTDGKGEAKIISSDFDRVEIETVSHRGGRLVLADRYYPGWRCTVDRRGARIEQEGSFRSCLVPAGKHRVVYTYQPGSFFWGGMVSLATIFVMLGLFIKFGVDDRN, encoded by the coding sequence ATGTCCTTCTTCCATAAGTTTCGCGGCATCAAATTAATTGATGTGATTATTGTGTTTTCCTTCCTCGGACTGGTCGTGCTATTTTTTGCCAAATTCTTGACAGGGGAAACGGTTTTTGCTTTTAAGGACCTTTCCCGCTATTTTTACCCGCTCCGCTATTTGATGGTCGAACAGGTCAAGTCGGGGCATTGGCCTCTCTGGAACCCTTACATTTATTGCGGGTATCCTCTCCTGGCGACGATGCAGATATGTTTCTTTTATCCATTGTCTCTGATCCATTATCTTCTTCCTTTTCCTCTGGCTTTTAATTACTATATTATCGTTCATTATTTTCTAGCCGCTCTTTTTATGTTTTTATTGCTCCGCCGCTATTGTCTGGCGAGGGGGGCGGCTGCTTTTGGTGGGATAGTTTTTGCTTTTTCCGGTTATTTGCTTTCGGTTTCCAATATGAACACCTCGTTATCCAGCGTGATCTGGCTGCCGCTGGCGCTATTGTTTTGGGATCGGGTGGTTAGAGGAGAGGGGGCCGGGAATTGGCTGGCCTTTGCGCTGGTTTCTGCCGTAATGCTCCTTGGCGGCGAGCCGACCATAATTTATTTTTCATACTGGATGTTTTTTGCCTATGGACTCTTTTTTGCTCGGAAGAAGCTGGCAATAATGATAAGTTTAGTCGGGGCAGGGTTTCTGGCCGTCGGCTTATGCGCCGTCCAGCTTTTTCCTTTTATTGAGCTGACCAGGTTTTCTGACCGGTTAGCGGCTAATTATGGGGTGATAAGTTCATCCTCTTTTCCGCCAAGGGAGATCCTTTCTTTTGTTTTTCCGTATTTTTTTGGCAATCCCGGTCAATTTGGTGGATATACCGATGTTCTGCTCGGTCCGGTACAGCAAAGCTGGCTGATCTCCCCGTATTTTGGACTGTTGCCGTTTTTTTTCATCTTTTTTGCTTTCCGCTCCGGGAAGAAGGGGGTTTTCTTTTGGGGGGTGGCGCTGTTCTCCATAATAATGGCTTTTGGTCATTATAGTTTTCTTTTTCCGCTCGTCTATAAGTTGGTCCCCGGAGTTTCGCTGATCCGTTATCCGGTCAAGTATTTGTTCATGGCCTCGTTTTCTTTTGCCATGTTGGCCGCTTTGGGTTTTGACCGTTTCCTGCGACTTATAGCCGATCCCGCGTGGATAAAGAGGTTGATCGTTCTATTACAGTTGATCATTGGCGGCTGTTTGATCGCGGCGGTCATTGTTTATCTAAATATTAATAATATTTATCTGTTTTTTGCCGCAAAGTATTCAAAGGGGATCCCGATCTACTTTTTCAATTTGCTTTATCAGATAATTGAATTTAACGCGCAAACCATGTTTATGATCGTTGCGTATTTAGGGGGGCTGCTGCTGATAGTTTCACTGTTTAACAAGCGCGTGATCTCCAGGCAGTGGCTGATCGGGGGGGTAATATTGCTGGTCGCGGCTGATCTGATGGCAAGCGGGGTGCCGGTCGCCCTTGGTGCGCCGAAGGAGGCTTATACAGATGTGCCTCAAAGCTATCGCCAGATCATAAAAACCGGCTCCCAATGGAGGGTGTTTTTTACTCCGGAATTAGAGCGGGAAAATAAAATAATTCCCGGGGATGATTATATCAAGGCGATCATGAACTCCAAGGAGAATTTCGCCGCCAATTGGCATATTCTTTATCAATTACAGAACTTCAGCGGTTATGAATCGATCAAACCGGGGGGGCTTTATGTCGATTATTGGCAAAGTTTTTCCGGTCCGCGGCTGGGGGAGAAGAGAGACCTGTTAAATGCCGCTAGTGTCCGATACATTGCCAGCAGTAAACCGCTTGAGCTGTCCGGACTGAAAAAGATCATCCAGCGGCACGCGTACGGGACCGATCTTTTTCTCTATGAGAACAAAGGGACCTTGCCCAAAGCACGTTTTACCGATGGAAAAGGCGAGGCAAAAATCATCTCCTCTGATTTTGACCGGGTGGAGATTGAAACAGTTTCCCATCGGGGAGGCAGGCTTGTTCTGGCCGACCGTTATTATCCCGGCTGGAGATGTACGGTCGATAGAAGGGGGGCGCGGATCGAACAAGAGGGGTCATTTAGATCGTGCCTGGTCCCGGCGGGGAAACATCGGGTGGTTTACACCTATCAGCCGGGGAGTTTTTTCTGGGGAGGGATGGTTAGCCTGGCGACAATCTTTGTCATGCTTGGCCTCTTTATTAAATTTGGGGTGGACGACCGGAATTGA
- a CDS encoding ABC transporter ATP-binding protein has translation MSALRIEGLSCGYDRKKPVIKELSLAVNEGEFVGIVGPNGCGKTTLLKTIIGVIKPFAGSLAVGNHLVEHLNRRDLARKIALVPQMMEPVEGFTVEDMVLMGRLPYLERFAFESAEDHEAAEWAIEQLRIEDLKGRMVDELSGGEFQRVVIARALAQEPKLLLLDEPISHLDIRFQVKICRLLRRLRAHCSLLATFHDLNLASRFCTRLVLMGRGGIVADGPPAEVVTAENIWRVYRVKVEVKKSSKNEKVRYVLLP, from the coding sequence ATGAGCGCCCTGCGGATCGAAGGATTATCCTGCGGCTATGACCGGAAAAAACCGGTCATCAAAGAATTGAGCCTGGCGGTCAATGAAGGGGAATTTGTCGGGATCGTCGGGCCGAACGGCTGCGGCAAAACGACACTATTAAAGACGATCATTGGGGTTATCAAACCATTTGCGGGCAGCCTGGCGGTTGGGAATCATCTGGTCGAGCACTTGAACCGGCGCGATCTGGCCAGAAAGATCGCTCTGGTCCCGCAGATGATGGAACCGGTCGAGGGCTTTACCGTAGAAGACATGGTCCTGATGGGGCGCTTGCCCTACCTGGAGCGGTTTGCTTTTGAGTCGGCCGAAGATCACGAAGCGGCGGAGTGGGCCATTGAGCAGCTCCGGATCGAAGATCTGAAAGGGCGGATGGTCGACGAATTGTCCGGCGGCGAATTTCAACGGGTAGTGATCGCCAGGGCGCTGGCCCAGGAGCCAAAGCTTCTTCTGCTGGACGAACCGATTTCCCATCTGGATATCCGCTTCCAGGTCAAGATCTGCCGTTTGCTCCGCCGATTGCGGGCTCACTGTTCCCTGCTGGCGACTTTCCACGACCTTAACCTTGCTTCCCGGTTCTGCACCAGGCTGGTCCTGATGGGCCGGGGAGGGATCGTGGCCGATGGACCGCCGGCCGAAGTGGTGACGGCGGAGAATATCTGGAGGGTCTACCGCGTAAAGGTCGAGGTCAAAAAGAGCTCAAAGAACGAGAAAGTCCGATATGTCCTTCTTCCATAA
- a CDS encoding iron ABC transporter permease — protein sequence MKKVKNQAVWATIIIFLLLVAAIAVSFFFGSVYIPPDQLFGSEIFWQIRFPRIILAALVGVLLSLSGVVLQGVLRNPLADPYILGVSAGGAIGAAVAIAFGLNLVVFGMSSVPALAFFFALIAVLIVYQISKVSGRTAPETLILAGVAISAFCAAILALIIILTGNLEAIYFWLLGSLSAASWIQVYTVIPYALIGGLVAYFFSKELNAFLLGEEMALSLGVEVERVKIILIAAASLMTAAAVSVSGLIGFVGLIVPHFIRLLIGSNHRFLIPLSVLSGMLLLVTADIIARTAISPLEIPIGVVMALVGSPFFLYLLRRRRRGER from the coding sequence ATGAAAAAAGTCAAGAACCAGGCGGTTTGGGCGACGATAATTATTTTCCTCCTGCTGGTCGCGGCGATCGCCGTTTCTTTTTTCTTTGGTTCGGTTTATATCCCGCCTGACCAGCTTTTTGGCAGCGAGATCTTCTGGCAGATCCGTTTTCCCAGGATCATTTTGGCCGCTTTGGTCGGGGTCTTGCTTTCTCTTTCCGGTGTTGTTCTGCAGGGAGTTTTGCGCAACCCCTTGGCTGACCCTTATATCCTAGGAGTTTCGGCCGGGGGTGCGATCGGCGCCGCCGTAGCTATCGCTTTTGGACTTAACCTGGTGGTCTTTGGGATGAGCTCGGTCCCGGCCCTGGCCTTTTTCTTTGCGTTGATCGCGGTTTTAATTGTTTACCAGATCTCCAAGGTCAGTGGCCGGACCGCTCCGGAAACCCTTATTCTGGCCGGTGTGGCGATCTCCGCTTTTTGCGCTGCCATCCTTGCCTTGATCATTATCCTGACCGGCAATCTGGAGGCGATCTATTTCTGGCTGTTGGGAAGTCTTTCAGCTGCCAGCTGGATCCAGGTTTATACCGTTATTCCATACGCTTTGATCGGCGGACTGGTCGCTTATTTCTTTTCCAAGGAACTGAACGCCTTTTTACTGGGGGAGGAAATGGCCCTTTCCCTGGGGGTTGAGGTCGAGCGGGTCAAGATCATTCTGATCGCCGCCGCGTCGCTCATGACCGCCGCCGCGGTCTCGGTTTCCGGGCTTATCGGTTTTGTCGGGCTGATCGTCCCGCATTTTATCCGGCTGTTGATCGGCTCAAACCACCGTTTTTTGATCCCGCTGTCGGTCTTGTCCGGCATGCTCCTTTTGGTCACTGCCGATATTATTGCCCGGACCGCTATATCTCCTCTGGAGATCCCCATTGGGGTGGTCATGGCGCTGGTCGGCTCACCATTCTTTCTTTATCTGCTACGCCGGCGGCGGAGAGGGGAGCGATGA
- a CDS encoding DUF1669 domain-containing protein, with amino-acid sequence MKNTIALILMLLMLLPAGLQPAAALTADSIQVSFSPNGGTRDRIISRINLAKKNIKIAIFSFTSGEIAWALESARKRGVDVRIVADLSQSKGKHSEIDYLQKKGIKVKIIKGRGRGIMHNKFAVFDEREVITGSYNWTDNAEKNNYENAIFLKGEEIARAFSREFDLLYNRI; translated from the coding sequence ATGAAAAACACTATTGCATTAATACTTATGTTACTGATGCTTTTACCAGCCGGCCTCCAGCCGGCTGCCGCGCTTACGGCCGATTCGATCCAGGTCTCCTTTTCCCCAAACGGCGGGACCAGGGACCGGATCATCTCCAGGATCAATCTGGCCAAGAAAAACATCAAGATCGCGATCTTCAGCTTTACTTCCGGAGAGATCGCCTGGGCGCTGGAATCGGCCAGGAAACGCGGGGTCGACGTCAGGATCGTCGCTGACCTCTCCCAGTCAAAAGGAAAACATTCGGAGATCGACTATCTGCAAAAAAAAGGGATAAAGGTCAAGATCATTAAAGGCCGGGGACGCGGTATCATGCACAACAAATTCGCGGTCTTTGACGAGCGGGAAGTAATCACCGGTTCGTATAATTGGACCGACAACGCCGAAAAGAACAATTACGAGAATGCGATCTTCCTGAAAGGAGAAGAGATCGCCCGGGCGTTCAGCCGGGAATTTGATCTGTTATATAATCGGATTTGA